The Phragmites australis chromosome 13, lpPhrAust1.1, whole genome shotgun sequence DNA window TATTTACGTAGACAAACTGTTGTGTGCACGTACGTTTTCCGAGTTCTAACTACGAAAACTGTCGTGTACTGTTGTACGAACTTGAAGCTTAAGTGCACCGGTAACAAAGCCTGCTCCGGCCGGCCAGTGACCATCACCATCACCGACTCCTGCCTTGGTGGGGTCTGCCTCGCCAATGCGGCGCACTTTGACATGAGCGGCACCGCCTTTGGCGCCATGGCCAACCGCGGCATGGCCGACCGCCTCCGAGCCGCCGgaatcctcaagatccaatacaAGAGGTTCTATTGAGTTTGAACGAATAATTCCAGTGAAGTTAATTATGCACACGAGTGTACTGAAGGCGTGGCACGGCATTGTCTTTTCTTAGGGTGCCGTGCAACTACAACAGCATGGGCATTGCCTTCAAGGTGGACGCGGGCTCCAACCCGTACTACCTCGCCGTGCTGATCCAGTACCAGAACGGCGACGGTGACCTTGCCGCGGTGGAAATCATGCAGGGCGGTGCGTGGACGTCGATGCAGCACTCATGGGGCGCAATGTGGCGCGTCAACTCGAACACCGGCAAGCCACTGCGCGCGCCATTCTCGGTCAGACTCACCTCGGGCTTCCGCAAGGTGCTCGTCGTAAGGAACGCCATCCCAGCCGGGTGGCGCCCCGGGACGACCTACCGGTCCACGGTGAATTACGGCACCTAAGACATTAGTGTAGATTGCTTATGTTTGCTGCTCCGATCTACAAGCTTTTGCTGTAAACAAAATAGGAAGCGTTATCACCCGTTAGGGGCCGCGTCATGTATTAATAGGCAGGGAACAGCTCCTGTGTGACTTGTACAATCATGATCTTGGATTACAATCGATCAAGAGATATTCTACAAGATTACAAGTGAGATACAATCTTATCTCTTAGTATATCTTCCAACAACCCTTCAATCATAACTTGCACAAGTTAAGATTGCACCTGAAATCTTTCAAATGTAGGAGTAGAAAGAGGCTTTGTGAATCCATCATCCACTTGATCTTTTGAAGATACAAACCGAATATCCAGAACCTTGCGTGCAACACATTCACGCACAAAATGATAATCAACCTTAATATATTTAGTTCTTATATGAAACACTGGATTAGCTGATAAATATGTTGCACTAATATTATCACATTAGAGACATACTGCTGAAGGATGAGAAATACTAAGTTCTTGTAATAATGTTTGTACCCACATTATTTTAGCAGTTGCATTTGCAAGAGATTTATACTCTGCCTCTGTACTTGATCTTG harbors:
- the LOC133887644 gene encoding expansin-B5-like; the encoded protein is MASPVAFLIAVFTVPIMSLLVSPVSCRRYLSASSAQGYGWSQGGATWYGSPYGAGSDGGACGYQGAVGKRPFSSMIAAAGPSLFKDGKGCGACYQLKCTGNKACSGRPVTITITDSCLGGVCLANAAHFDMSGTAFGAMANRGMADRLRAAGILKIQYKRVPCNYNSMGIAFKVDAGSNPYYLAVLIQYQNGDGDLAAVEIMQGGAWTSMQHSWGAMWRVNSNTGKPLRAPFSVRLTSGFRKVLVVRNAIPAGWRPGTTYRSTVNYGT